The genomic DNA TCCTAATTTTATTACGGGTTTTGCTCCCACAAACAGGACACAATATCCATTCGCATTTCATCATAATTAGTCTCTAATCCTTTCAAATCTCATTTTATATGACTTTTGCAAGCTGTTAAGCTAACTTGTGGAACATATGCCGAACCTTATCTATACGGCTATTCGGGCGGCGGGGTTGGCAAATAAATTTACCAATAGCTGGCTGGTATCCTTTTAACTCTGTCAAGCAGACTCCCTGCCCATTTGTGAAATAAGTTAAATCGTTCCTGTATTCTTGAATACATCTAGCAGGGATTTCTCCTTTCAGAATGACCTCGTCATTCTTTATCTGAGTACTTACAATATCTGCACAATACCTTGGAGCATCATGATACGCCCGTGAGAGATATTCCTGCGGTGCATAAATTTCAAAGTGGAGATATGGCTCTAATAGTTCTGTCCCTGCTTTTTTTAAAGCCTGCTCCAATACGATAGGGGAAAGTAGCCGAAAGTCTACGGGGGTACTTACAGGACTATAATACAATCCATATTCAAAACAGATTTTACAGTCTGTCACTTTCCATCCATACAGCCCCTGCTCGCAGCCATAAAGAACCCCCTCCATAACCGCATTTTGGAACGATTGATTTAAATATCCAAGTGAAACTCTGCTTTCATACTGCACTCCGCTTCCAATAGGGAGCGGCTCTATGGACAACCCGACAGAAGCCCAGAAAGGATTTGGCGGGACTTCTATGTGGATGGTATATTCTGCTTTTCTAAGCGGTCTTTCCATATATATAACAGTAGGCTCTTTTATTTCTGCCTCCACATGATATTTTTCCTCAAGGATGGCACAAATGACTTCCATCTGCAAATTCCCCAAAAAAGAAAGTATAATCTCATGCGTTGTAGTATCCACATAATATTTTAAAAGAGGGTCGCAATCTGAAATTTCTGTAAGTGCCCCAAGCAATATTTCCCGCTGTTCAGATTTCTTTACTGCAATCGTTGTTTGGAGCATAGGGAGAGGATTTTCAATAAATTTTCTCTGCGGCAACAGTATTTCGTTCCCCAAAATACTGTTTAGCTGCAAAACATCATTTGGTAAAATTACAATATCACCAGAGCAGGCTGTATCGGATGAATATAATTCACCGTTTGTCGGAACATACATCTCTGTGATTTTTATTTTCTCTTTTTCAGATATTCTAATAACATCCCTCAAATGCAATGTTCCGCTATATATACGCACATAAACAAAACGCCGCCTTTTCTCTGAATATTCAATCTTAAAAACCTGCCCGCATAGTTCAGATTGACCTTCAGGCGTTGATGAATAAAATTTACTGGCAATTACTTCTATAAGCTGCCGAATCCCCAGATTGTTTTTAGCGCTTCCGTGATAAACGGGAAATAACGTTCCGTTTTGGAATCTCCTGTTTTCTTCCTGTTCCAGTTCTGACATTTTAAACAGTTTCCCTGACATATATTTCTCTAATAGTTCATCGTTTCCCATAATTACCGTATCCCACTGTTCCATATCGTCATTGTCTGTTACATTTATATGGGGATGCTGCCCAACCTTTTGCTTCACTATAATTTCCGAAGAAAGCTTTGCTTTCATTTCTCGATATACCATTGGCAAATCAATCCCCTCTTGGTCAATTTTATTGATGAAAAAAATTGTCGGAATCTTCATTGTCTGTAGTGCATGAAACAGTATACGGGTCTGTGCCTGTATGCCATCCTTTGCAGAAACTAATAATACTGCTCCGTCTAATACGGATAAAGAACGGTATACTTCCGCCAAAAAATCCATATGGCCTGGCGTATCTATAATGTTGACTTTTACATCCTCCCACTGAAAAGATGTCACTGCTGTCTGGATAGTGATTCCCCTTTGACGCTCCAAATTCATTGTATCTGTCCTTGTTGTGCCTTTATCTACGCTCCCTGGTTCTGCAATTGCACCACTGGTATACAATAAACTCTCCGTTAATGTTGTCTTTCCTGCGTCAACGTGAGCCAGAATGCCTAAGTTAATTATTTTCATGTGATTTTCCTCCTATCAACACCCAAAAAAGGGCATAAAAATACCCAGTGATAAATACTCCTATCACTGGGTAAATAACTCCAATAGCCCCAAAACACTTATATGTTTTCGGGCATATAAAATTACATGATAAAAGTATTCTTAAACTGGGTACAAAAAACTAAGCCCCATATTAAAAGTGAAACGGGACTGCTACTTTTTGTTCCCACTATCAAATTGACAGTTTATTTAAGAATACCTTGCTGCATATTTATTAACTCCTTGTATAATA from Fusobacterium varium includes the following:
- the tet(O) gene encoding tetracycline resistance ribosomal protection protein Tet(O); this encodes MKIINLGILAHVDAGKTTLTESLLYTSGAIAEPGSVDKGTTRTDTMNLERQRGITIQTAVTSFQWEDVKVNIIDTPGHMDFLAEVYRSLSVLDGAVLLVSAKDGIQAQTRILFHALQTMKIPTIFFINKIDQEGIDLPMVYREMKAKLSSEIIVKQKVGQHPHINVTDNDDMEQWDTVIMGNDELLEKYMSGKLFKMSELEQEENRRFQNGTLFPVYHGSAKNNLGIRQLIEVIASKFYSSTPEGQSELCGQVFKIEYSEKRRRFVYVRIYSGTLHLRDVIRISEKEKIKITEMYVPTNGELYSSDTACSGDIVILPNDVLQLNSILGNEILLPQRKFIENPLPMLQTTIAVKKSEQREILLGALTEISDCDPLLKYYVDTTTHEIILSFLGNLQMEVICAILEEKYHVEAEIKEPTVIYMERPLRKAEYTIHIEVPPNPFWASVGLSIEPLPIGSGVQYESRVSLGYLNQSFQNAVMEGVLYGCEQGLYGWKVTDCKICFEYGLYYSPVSTPVDFRLLSPIVLEQALKKAGTELLEPYLHFEIYAPQEYLSRAYHDAPRYCADIVSTQIKNDEVILKGEIPARCIQEYRNDLTYFTNGQGVCLTELKGYQPAIGKFICQPRRPNSRIDKVRHMFHKLA